Within the Pseudomonas putida genome, the region ATGCACGACATTGACGTTCACGGCGGTATTCATGGTGATTTGTTCCTGTTAGTTCCGATCCGGGTTTGGCTCACACGACCATGAACAGCACAGCGACGAAGATGCTGGCAGCCGAGAAGGTCATGGTCCGCGAGGACCAGGTGTTGAACCATTGTTGAAAACTGGCGAGGTCGCGTTTCAGGGCAGTCGGTTGGCGGGTCCAGGACTGCTTGTCGAGGCGGAAGAACACGTAGATCTTCATCATTGCCCCGACGATCTGGTTGTAATAGAGGATCAGCGGATAGGCCGGGCCGACGTTGTGCCCCGAGCACAGCAGCATGATGGTGAGGATCAGGCGGGTGATGCCGATCCACAGCAGGTACACCAGCAGGAAGCCCAGGCCGAACTTGAGGCTGGCGATCACGGCCACGGTCAGGCCCAGGAGGCTGGTCCACATCGACACACGCTGGTCGAACAGCACGATGCTGGTGAACAGCCCCAGGCGGCGCAGGCCCAAGCCCAGCGCGCGGGAGTTCTGGCGCAGGTTGTTGCCGTACCAGCGGTACATCAGTTTGCGGCTGGCCTTGAGGAAGCTTTTCTCCGGCGGGTGTTCGACCGTGTTGATGGCGGCGTCCGGCACGTAGAAGGTGTCGTAGCCAAGGCGCATCAGGCTGAACCAGCTGGACTTGTCGTCACCGGTGAGGAACTTGAAGCGGCCCAGGCGCCAGTGCATCAGCGAGTCGCTTTCGACGTCGGCGATGAACTCGGGGTTGGTCACCACGCTGGCACGGAACATCGACATGCGCCCGGTCATGGTCAGCACGCGCTTGCTCAGTGCCATCGAGCACATGTTGATATGGCGCTGGGCGAAGCGCAGCTTGTGCCACTCGCTCATGATGTAGCCACCGCGCACTTCGCAGAACTCGTTGGTGGTCAGGCCACCCACGTTCGGGTACAGCTTGAACCACGGTACGGTCTTGCGAACCACGCCTTCGGCCAGCACGGTATCGCCGTCGATCACCGCGACAACGGCGTTTTCATCCGGCAGCATGCGCGAGATGGCGCGGAAACCGTACGCCAGGCCATCACGCTTGCCGGTCCCGGCGATGCGCACGATGTCCAGCTTCACGTGGGCGGGCGGGTTGTATTTGGCCCACAGGCTCTTTACCAGCAGTTCATCGGACATTTCCACCAGCGAACAGACCACGGTGGTGGGGAAACCACAATCGATCGCTTCACGGATCACCGAGCTGTACACCTGCGCGGTGGTCAACGCTTCGATGCGGAAACTGGTGACCATCAGGTACACGTGTGACGGGTCGGCTGCAGCGCCCATCTTCTGCACCTTGCGGCGCAGGTAGGGGTACACGCCGTAGAGGAAGATCATGCCGCGGATGAAATGGGTGGCGCCCATGGAGTAGCGCCAGATGCCGACTGCGCCGACCAGGAAGATGAAGTGCTTGGACTGCGAGTCGAAGATGTCGGCCGGCAAGGCCAGGGCGATCAACATGAGCAGGCTCATGTAGAGCAGCCAACCGGCGCACTGCAACAGCACTGTCTGTAGCCTTTGCATGTTCAGCATCCGTTGAGAAATCTGGAAAAAGGGCAGCGCAGGAGGCCTGCGCTGCCGGGCTGCTGGCTTACCAGCAGATGCCTTCGGTGCCGCGGGTAGTGCAGGTTGGCTTGCTCATGAAACCGACCAGGTCGATCACTTGCTTGCCAGCCGGTGCCTGGTCGGCAAGGGCGCGGAACTGCTCGTCACGGTTGCCCAGAACGATGATCTCGGCGTTGTCGATGACCTTCTGGAAGTCGGCGTTGAGCAGCGACGAGACGTGCGGGATCTTCGACTCGATGTACTCCTTGTTCGCGCCGTGAACCCGGGCGTACTCGACGTTCTCGTCGTAGATGTCCAGCTGGTAGCCTTTGCCGATCAGGCGCTCGGCCAACTCCACCAGCGGGCTTTCACGCAGGTCGTCGGTACCGGCCTTGAAGCTCAGGCCCAGCAAGGCGACCTTGCGCTTGTCGTGGGCTTCGATCAGTTCAAAGGCGTTCTGCACCTGGGATTCGTTGCTGCGCATCAGCGAGTCGAGCAGCGGGGCCCGGACGTCGAGGCTGGCGGCACGGTAGGTGAGGGCGCGCACGTCCTTGGGCAGGCACGAGCCGCCGAAGGCGAAGCCAGGGCGCATGTAGTACTGCGACAGGTTCAACACCTTGTCC harbors:
- a CDS encoding glycosyltransferase family 2 protein, which translates into the protein MQRLQTVLLQCAGWLLYMSLLMLIALALPADIFDSQSKHFIFLVGAVGIWRYSMGATHFIRGMIFLYGVYPYLRRKVQKMGAAADPSHVYLMVTSFRIEALTTAQVYSSVIREAIDCGFPTTVVCSLVEMSDELLVKSLWAKYNPPAHVKLDIVRIAGTGKRDGLAYGFRAISRMLPDENAVVAVIDGDTVLAEGVVRKTVPWFKLYPNVGGLTTNEFCEVRGGYIMSEWHKLRFAQRHINMCSMALSKRVLTMTGRMSMFRASVVTNPEFIADVESDSLMHWRLGRFKFLTGDDKSSWFSLMRLGYDTFYVPDAAINTVEHPPEKSFLKASRKLMYRWYGNNLRQNSRALGLGLRRLGLFTSIVLFDQRVSMWTSLLGLTVAVIASLKFGLGFLLVYLLWIGITRLILTIMLLCSGHNVGPAYPLILYYNQIVGAMMKIYVFFRLDKQSWTRQPTALKRDLASFQQWFNTWSSRTMTFSAASIFVAVLFMVV